The DNA sequence TTAGTAAATAACTTCTCATCGGGGATAATAGGAATGATACTTGCTTTATTCTTCTTTAAAGTAATGGGACCTGCAGTTGAAGTAGCAAGTACAGGTCTTGGAAATGCGGTTCAAGTGTTAGTAAAAATGAACTTATTACCATTAACATCAATTCTTGTTGAACCAGCAAAAATATTATTTCTAAATAATGCAATAAACCACGGAGTATTTACACCGTTAGGAGTTCAACAATCAACAGAAATAGGAAAATCATTATTCTTCTTTATTGAAGCTAATCCTGGTCCAGGACTTGGAATATTATTAGCTTATTGGTTTTTTGGAAAAGGATCAGCAAAAGAATCAGCACCAGGTGCAATAATAATTCATTTCTTAGGTGGAATACATGAAATATATTTTCCATATGTATTAATGAATCCATTATTAATAATAGCAGCTATTTTAGGGGGAATGTCTGGAGTATTTACAAACGTAATCTTAAAAGGTGGATTAATAGCACCGGCAGCTCCTGGAAGTATATTTGCTGCATTAGCAATGACACCAAAAGATGGGTTTTTAGCAACAATATCAGCAGTAGTGGTAGCTGCAGCAGTTTCGTTCTTTGTAGGAATAATTATTCTTAATAAAGAAGGACAAGCAGAAGAAGACCTTGAAGCAGCCGAAGTTAAAATGAAAGCAATGAAAAATAAACCATCTACTTCAGCAAATAATTCATTAGATGCAGTAACTGGTGTATCTAGAATAGTAGTAGCTTGTGATGCAGGAATGGGATCAAGTGCAATGGGAGCAAGTCTTTTAAGAAAAAAAGTTAAAAATGCAGGATTAAATATAGATGTAACAAATTTAGCAATTAATAATCTTACAGAAGATATTGATATTGTTATAACTCATAAAGATTTAACACCGAGAGCAAAAACAGTAGTAAAAAGTCCTATACATATGTCTATAAGTAACTTTATGGATGGAGATTTCTACGATAATTTAGTAGAAGAGTTAAAAAAAAAACAAATAAATAAAGGGACGGTTAAAATTGAAACTAAAGCCAATGATAGAGATGAGGCTAAAAGTGATATATTAGTTAAAGAGGGTATTACTTTAGGATTACCCTCAATATCTAAAATAGAAGCAATAAAAGAAATAGGAATAAAAATGGCAAATATGGGGTATGTAGCGAAAGATTACTATAAGTACATGTTAGAAAGAGAAGAAAAATCATCGGTATATATTGGAAATGGTGTTGCTATTCCACATGGAACACTTGAAGGAAAAGCAGAAGTTCTAAAAACAGGGATTGTAATAAATCAATACCCAGAAGGAATAGATTTTGATGGAGAAAAAGCCTATTTATTAATAGGTATAGCTGGTAAAAACAATGAACATATAGACATTATTTCAAATATAGCAGATATAATAGAGGATGAAGACAAAGTCGTAGAACTTGGAAAAACTAAAAATATAGATGATATTTATAATTCTTTCATAATATAAAACAATAAATATAATATATGTTTAATTATAACAAAGTTTGTTGTAGAGAGAGTGCCTTGATATGAAAATTTAATGGCAAAAGAAACGAATAAAATATTTTTTTAGTTTACATAAAGATGGCACTCTCTATTTATATATTCTAAAATAAGTTTTGTTTTTTAAGAAAAATAAAAAATAATTTAAAAAATTAAAAAGAGTTAGGATGAAGAAAGGCGGTTATTGAAAAATGAAGATAGCTATACAATTTGGTGCGGGAAATATTGGAAGAGGATTTATTGGAAAACTGCTTTCACAATCTGGATACAAAGTATATTTTACTGATATAAATGAATCAATAATAAATGAAATGAAAAATAAAAACCAGTATATTGTAGAAATAGTAGGAGAAAAAAAAGAAGAAAATATAGTAAAAAATATAGATGGAGTATTATCTAATGATAAATCATTAATAGATATAATTGCAGAAGCTGAAATAATTACTACTGCGGTAGGGCCTACAGTTTTATCAATTATTGCCAAAACATTAGCAGAAGGAATAGAAAAAAGAAAAGCATTAGGAAATACAAGTTTTTTAAATATAATAGCATGTGAAAATATGATAAAAGCTTCTACATTCTTGAAAGAAGAAATTGAAAAATATATTTCTAACGACACAGCTGAATTTATTGAAAAATATATTGGTTTTCCTAATTCAGCAGTAGATAGAATAGTACCACCAATGGAAGATAGCACTGATCTATTAAGAGTGAGAGTTGAAGAGTTTAAAGAGTGGATAGTTGATAAAACACTATTTAAAGGAACAATTCCTGAAATAGAAGGAATGCAATTGACAAATAATTTAATGGCGTTTGTAGAAAGAAAATTATTTACTTTAAATACAGGACATGCAATTACTGCATATATAGGTGTATTAAAAGGATATAAGACTATAAAAGAAAGTATAGAGAATGAAGAAATTCAAAACATAGTAAAAAATGCTATGAAAGAGAGTGGAGAAGTACTTATAAAGAGATATGGATTTGAAAGAGAAAAACATTATAAATATATAGATAAAATATTAAATAGATTTAAAAATCCATATTTAAAAGATGAAGTAAAAAGAGTAGGAAGACAACCACTCAGAAAATTAAGTTTTAATGATAGATTAATAAAACCTTTAAGAGGAACTTTAGAATATGGTACAAGTAATGAAAATCTTATATATGGGATAGCAGCAGCATTAAAATATGAAAATGCAGAAGATGAACAAGCTAAAGAATTGCAAGAAAAAATAGCAGCTAATAATATAAAGGATGTAATAAAAGAGATAACTTCATTAGAAGAAGAAATTATAGTAGAAAAAATAGCAGCTAAATATCTTTCTTTATAAAAAATAATATAAATACTTTAAAATTAGTTTTAAACTTTGAAGAAAGAAAATAGAAAAAGTTATATACTATTATATATATAAATATGGATAGAATAAAAATTAATTTTTTTAGACACTCATAGGTAAAGTAAAACTTTAGTTTAGGATTCCCTTAAATTTGTATATATAACAATCCTGTTTTTCTTTCTTCATTTTTTAATAAATGTTTTTTCAAAATTATAATCATAGTTAAAAATATACATGATTATAATTTTCTCTCACTTTAAAGGAGTGACTATAAATT is a window from the Hypnocyclicus thermotrophus genome containing:
- a CDS encoding PTS mannitol transporter subunit IICBA, coding for MSQSNLSENLGEQNLKVKVQAFGRFLSSMVMPNIGAFIAWGLITALFIPVGWMPNATLSKLVGPMITYLLPLLIGYTGGKVIGGERGAVVGAIATSGVIIGTNIPMFMGAMIAGPVGGYCIKKFDEAIQGKIKAGFEMLVNNFSSGIIGMILALFFFKVMGPAVEVASTGLGNAVQVLVKMNLLPLTSILVEPAKILFLNNAINHGVFTPLGVQQSTEIGKSLFFFIEANPGPGLGILLAYWFFGKGSAKESAPGAIIIHFLGGIHEIYFPYVLMNPLLIIAAILGGMSGVFTNVILKGGLIAPAAPGSIFAALAMTPKDGFLATISAVVVAAAVSFFVGIIILNKEGQAEEDLEAAEVKMKAMKNKPSTSANNSLDAVTGVSRIVVACDAGMGSSAMGASLLRKKVKNAGLNIDVTNLAINNLTEDIDIVITHKDLTPRAKTVVKSPIHMSISNFMDGDFYDNLVEELKKKQINKGTVKIETKANDRDEAKSDILVKEGITLGLPSISKIEAIKEIGIKMANMGYVAKDYYKYMLEREEKSSVYIGNGVAIPHGTLEGKAEVLKTGIVINQYPEGIDFDGEKAYLLIGIAGKNNEHIDIISNIADIIEDEDKVVELGKTKNIDDIYNSFII
- a CDS encoding mannitol-1-phosphate 5-dehydrogenase; the encoded protein is MKIAIQFGAGNIGRGFIGKLLSQSGYKVYFTDINESIINEMKNKNQYIVEIVGEKKEENIVKNIDGVLSNDKSLIDIIAEAEIITTAVGPTVLSIIAKTLAEGIEKRKALGNTSFLNIIACENMIKASTFLKEEIEKYISNDTAEFIEKYIGFPNSAVDRIVPPMEDSTDLLRVRVEEFKEWIVDKTLFKGTIPEIEGMQLTNNLMAFVERKLFTLNTGHAITAYIGVLKGYKTIKESIENEEIQNIVKNAMKESGEVLIKRYGFEREKHYKYIDKILNRFKNPYLKDEVKRVGRQPLRKLSFNDRLIKPLRGTLEYGTSNENLIYGIAAALKYENAEDEQAKELQEKIAANNIKDVIKEITSLEEEIIVEKIAAKYLSL